The genome window tttatcatatttatcatatttatcatcatacttatcatatttatcatcgtatttatcatatttatcatcatacttatcatatttatcatcgtatttatcatatttatcatcatacttatcatatttatcatcatacttatcattatttatttgataataatcTTTGTCCTTTTCATCCAcactatttttataatatggtttttcatatttattactaAAAATacttgtttttcttttttcatatatccTTGTATTACTATCAtgtatattgtttttttcataatgagaatatttttcttcatcataaAAACTATTCCTTGggtttatatatgtattgtcTCCTACAATATAGCTTCTTTTTTTATGCTCATCATTGTAATtgtatttgtaatatttattatatttatggtatctgtcatatttttcatatctgTCATACTTGTCATACTTATCATGTCTGTCATATCTGTCATACTTATCATACTTATCATGTCTGTCATGTCTGTCATATCTGTCATACTTATCATATCTATCATATCTGTCATAATACATCTTATTATAATCTTCATTATTTCtcttttgtattatattatatgcatgATCGTCATTTTTGTTTGATTCACTAAATCTTTTATGATCACCTTCAAATGCTTTATTATCTTTTCTCACATTTTTGTCttcataataattcttttcatgatgatcatatttattactcTTGTAAGTATTactaatatacatatgatcATTTTGACTATTAGGATCTTCTGTacttttttcttgtttttttttttctttttctttcaataaataatacattttgGATGAAACACTAGAATTTCCATCATGATCTTTTTCAAAATTTATACTATTATTACAAGTATCATATAtagaattataatttttatcatttatattttttttatttttatttgatatattatttaaattgttATACATACTATTGTTATCGTGAATACTGTCATAATATTTACTACCATCATGAATGctatcataatatttactACTACCTCCATATCTGCTTCCTTCATATCTACTACCTTCATATTTACTATCTCCATATTTACTATCACCATATTTACTACTACCATCACATTTAGTATCATATCtttctttcatatatttctCTTCATTTTTTGCTTCTTCTAAACTTCTTTTTCTCTCCTTACTTACAATAAATTCATTCTTGTCATGTATACCTTGTTGTAATTCTTTCCTTTTATTGATAGCACTAtctatttttcttttttcataatatgaTTCATCTTGTATGTCATCATGTACCATAagttcatcattattatcatatttttttctttgtgacataatattttgtatactTTCTCTTTCCTTAGCATATTTAgatgaataataattattattgttatcacTATTGTAGGAgtcaatattattttcattattttttgaatcgTCAGCATGTTTGATCTCCTCCTCTTGAATAATATCCACATTTTTTGATTTGTtcatgatatatttttttttacattccTCTTCTTCTTGATTAGATCCTTCTAATTCTTTAATAAAAGATTCATTCAAACTTTTTTTGCCATCAAAATCATTATCatctttgttttttctttcgTCGTCataacaattattattattattattattattattattattaataattatatttttattattctcttCTGTCTGTTCATTGTTAACATGAAGTGAATAATTTAGACACTCTTCcttattatcatcttcaAAATCGAGGTTATCCGTTTTGAATTTTTTGGATGACAAATTTGGTAACTTAAAAGAAATgatattatcataaaaagGACCTTCATCACAATTaacatcatcatcatcataaacAGCatgatcatttttttttatatctttttctttgtatgtttttcttttttttacatgCGAAGCAgatgtatatattacattatcatcaaaattatctttattattatcatgaaGATCACCTTCCTTTTTATCATCACTGTCATTTTTAAGACTacgttttttatttttatcctttACCTGTTGtatatctttcttttttatttctcttTGACCATCCATCATTTGTGACAACTTACTTTTTTTGTTATCCACATTTTTGAGTaaggtattttttttttttttgttatctgtattatatttatcttcaTCATGAACTTGTtcattatttgatatatcttTGTTTGTTTTAAACGTTTGATTATTCAAAAATTCGTgtgtattattatcattgtaGGATTCacttaaattataatttaatttgttttcttcatttaatttgttattattatgtattttatattttgaactgctattttttttttttaagaatttttcatttctttcaatagatatatttttatcaccaACAGTATCATTGTTAGCATGCACAATATTATggtcattttcttttttgataatatttttacatatgacttgtttatttttatttttattttttgatacaCCAATATTTTGTTCAATCTTTTTTATGCTATCAAGatgattatcatttatattgttgccatttatattattgccATTTATATTGTTGCCATttatattgttcatatttatattattcacatGATCGTTTGgaattttttcaatttttttttttatatgatttatttccACATGTCTTTCCTGCTccttattcataatattattatttatagtatcattatatatatgatcattcattatattattaatattaccaTCTAGTGAATTAAATTCTTGAATATGTATATTCCTTGCtgacatttttcttttttcactTTTTTGACATCGTtgacttatttttttttttttatctggAACTGtatcaatatatttcttaaatttatattttatatgtggtatttgttttttaatattactatTGAATTGACTTATTTCAttgatcatttttttataatcataattAAATACAGAGGTaccaatttttttaattttcacTCCTTCAGtggtattattatcatcatatgtattattagtcttatcatcattatttttatgatactcatcattatcattaaaattaatattatttgcataattaagatatatattattactttccatttcattattttgatctttatttatatcatcatgtTTTTGTTTGCCTTTCGCTATATATacttcttcttcattattataaaaataaatactattcttatttatttcatcaaCATTATATACTAAGGAAGCTCCTTTAGAATAAATTATAACTCTACTGCTTAAGATATGCCTTTTAAATTTGTTCGTATTTAATATAGTTATCTTaatttgattattattattattatcttctttgACATATGATGCGCATGCACTGTCACACATTTGTGTCTTGTTCTTTAAGTTAACAACAGAGTTGTTATTATGATTAAGTTTATTactatgaatattattactatgaatattattactatgaatattattattatgagtattattattatgaatattattattatgaatattattactatgagtattattactatgagtattattactataaatattattcatataaatattattacttttattattatctgatAACATCAAATTTCCATTGTTCATATCAACACTATTTTTTTGATGACTACTTCTATTCTTAATTAActctttaatattatttatattatcatcataacaTACATTAAaggatatatattcattatcttcatccacattttttatatcttttattattattacatcttctttttctttatcttttctatcctttttcttttctctaTTATccttcttattatttaaatttaataaagcATCTCTAGGAAACGCACTACTTGCATTATCATTCTCATAAACATTACTATTACTAACAtaattttcaattttattattattattattattattgttgttgtgtAAAGAATTTTTTGTACCTTTCTTTATAAAACTATCACTTCTGTTTAATAAAACACCACCTTTTAAAAACGACTTTTTAGAGTTattcaattttatattttttttattatttttatcttcaaCATGAAGGAgtttttcctttttgttATTTGAATTGCTATGACTATttcttgttttttctttcacACTTGATACTGAAACACGagttaataatttttcaagAGGATCAAAATTTGGAGCTGTCATATTGTTTAATATAGATGTATCCTTCTTATAACTATAACAAGgttcattatcatcatacaTATTGTTATTCATATCAGTAATATAATTAgccttatttttttcatcacatGGATAATTTTCATAATCTTGGTCATTCCCTACATTCTGATTATTAGACATAtccattttaaaataatttaaatattttcttatttttatataatcatccatacttaatttattatcctcactttttaaaaatatagacgatttattccttttttttatttcatcttttgtttccatattattatttgaaaaatacAAATTTGTTTGATGAtcctttaataaaatattatttagacAATAATCATTTAATGTTTCTAATATAGATGAtgaggaaaaaaaagaatttatatgACCCATAGATTTACTTAAATAATttgtattttcttctttctttgatatattatttgtttcataaatattgcttttatttaaatagttatcatattttaaattaaccacttcattcttatcattattaaaatttattctatattcatcatcagcaaaataattataagaataattattacaactactattaatattattattattattatgaaacatttcatcatttaatataaacatttttaaaCTATTTTCAAACAATTcaaaattctttttatataataaattattacaaatttcattctcattattatcattctttataatattatcatcatctatTTTTTCACTATTGTCTTTTTCTAAATAAAAGTTATCAAAAAATGTGTTCATATcttcatatgtattattaacaatattatttttttcgtcatcattttttatttgatcaatattatttatttgatcagtatt of Plasmodium sp. gorilla clade G2 genome assembly, chromosome: 4 contains these proteins:
- a CDS encoding zinc finger protein, putative, encoding MVINNIIDEENEKSIHTEIKCLKRKNEKKKITKLNCDITNLYNKEFFYNNENKNFQKNNHLLLNKENVINHQNNVKYINMENTINNNDLYIPDQDNWVQCDLCEKWRRLPQNINMENLPKIWYCKLNNDVRYNSCDIQEEVVIPYNYDVNKITDKNALTFNNNNNNNNNNNNNNNNNNNNNNDFIKNDCSYNIINAHNITNRNNSNSNNNIAPFNTDTLLYKENNSSQQNVNDSLFYINNENNNIICNTHYNPISNNNSDFPSKKESVASFCHIKEVLTHNEDNKQNNNDNTLTNEIKKEENKEKKKQTKKNKQMLHNEEAVQTIHNNDLHSLSREKKKSKDTYENMKYKNLLKKNIKKENINNYTIYDLKENQNTHQNDNNNNNNNNNNNNSHDNNGYNNSQDVYLNYIHVKKTKNDKNANQDDATQNDDNQCQNLPEQPNSHFHNINLQKRNCKTRKRKTNNSLFKKYNSDGDLYEKSQKGVKQFNKTNMSDTDMNSKDNIKKFKSFFNKKNMNKSGAFYSYMHFIINSNLKQKKKKEECPLPNEKKNKKKIKENENKNETGKEDEQKNEDGNENRNMIMNNSQILDMEKRNVKNGKKKKKESTTYVINNIYTKTNDEGEQKVDEIKNLETLHMDQMKNVKRKKSQTNNKNKENVKIKNEKDNGKNNNDEMFNYMEYNTNSLKYNNNININNNNNNNNNSNNNNNSNNNNNFDDNNNPNEQGGGLYENIHMTDSQIMKQNNMNMSGSFANLKKKKSSDILLNNNIINNVDNTIHTNNIPVNNTTPVVVDWVQCELCKKWRKIDGHINISLLPEKWYCSLNFWNAYNNCDMEEEIYVEETANLEPLQNIKNNEYLKGTQIVHNKSNTNQQKNVKGSQNNLKIQKKVKSGKNSVTNYLNNMNISTKQSTEKGKNDCNKHRGSKKSNKNSMMLNENKCELDENDIKILNELNKKYSKIDILNIIFNNLQNDNDEMKRNNLINDFFTSSDTLPLNQNNECGNKLTLDELLSTPISENYLSQINYDMNNNNMNNNNMNNSYNDGDKITYDEKNVMNNDNEMFYRNILSYSWASHNNNELLQSLDGMLKKNCFSNENYNILNEKKETNDQNEKYIFHPNNNINNNINNINNINNINYLNSSDNSCYVDLLKNSKFKYFLNYENIHKMFDTLPKYNYTASDEDNKNISNHINLKYKNLFYNNSQPCIKDDFTNSLRRRYYSCSRFDKDIYNDHHIDEERKQRSYLSDSVLKIRKCKKKLIHVKREYIFKINKLKKLLHSEVDDINEYEKNPTFYEKENNISECIKNCSTDIFPDIENKVSEEKEFFSYDECMLQNDPLKYVNYLSKLNTCIDTTCNTDDNKIMDSFNNVFNERNQINEDNLSSDQNGDHIYDELFNKMKSERHKGNVINEQSKGIILSESNKYEDEKIKNIDQIKNIDQINNTDQINNIDQIKNIDQINNTDQINNIDQIKNDDEKNNIVNNTYEDMNTFFDNFYLEKDNSEKIDDDNIIKNDNNENEICNNLLYKKNFELFENSLKMFILNDEMFHNNNNNINSSCNNYSYNYFADDEYRINFNNDKNEVVNLKYDNYLNKSNIYETNNISKKEENTNYLSKSMGHINSFFSSSSILETLNDYCLNNILLKDHQTNLYFSNNNMETKDEIKKRNKSSIFLKSEDNKLSMDDYIKIRKYLNYFKMDMSNNQNVGNDQDYENYPCDEKNKANYITDMNNNMYDDNEPCYSYKKDTSILNNMTAPNFDPLEKLLTRVSVSSVKEKTRNSHSNSNNKKEKLLHVEDKNNKKNIKLNNSKKSFLKGGVLLNRSDSFIKKGTKNSLHNNNNNNNNNKIENYVSNSNVYENDNASSAFPRDALLNLNNKKDNREKKKDRKDKEKEDVIIIKDIKNVDEDNEYISFNVCYDDNINNIKELIKNRSSHQKNSVDMNNGNLMLSDNNKSNNIYMNNIYSNNTHSNNTHSNNIHNNNIHNNNTHNNNIHSNNIHSNNIHSNKLNHNNNSVVNLKNKTQMCDSACASYVKEDNNNNNQIKITILNTNKFKRHILSSRVIIYSKGASLVYNVDEINKNSIYFYNNEEEVYIAKGKQKHDDINKDQNNEMESNNIYLNYANNINFNDNDEYHKNNDDKTNNTYDDNNTTEGVKIKKIGTSVFNYDYKKMINEISQFNSNIKKQIPHIKYKFKKYIDTVPDKKKKISQRCQKSEKRKMSARNIHIQEFNSLDGNINNIMNDHIYNDTINNNIMNKEQERHVEINHIKKKIEKIPNDHVNNINMNNINGNNINGNNINGNNINDNHLDSIKKIEQNIGVSKNKNKNKQVICKNIIKKENDHNIVHANNDTVGDKNISIERNEKFLKKKNSSSKYKIHNNNKLNEENKLNYNLSESYNDNNTHEFLNNQTFKTNKDISNNEQVHDEDKYNTDNKKKKNTLLKNVDNKKSKLSQMMDGQREIKKKDIQQVKDKNKKRSLKNDSDDKKEGDLHDNNKDNFDDNVIYTSASHVKKRKTYKEKDIKKNDHAVYDDDDVNCDEGPFYDNIISFKLPNLSSKKFKTDNLDFEDDNKEECLNYSLHVNNEQTEENNKNIIINNNNNNNNNNNCYDDERKNKDDNDFDGKKSLNESFIKELEGSNQEEEECKKKYIMNKSKNVDIIQEEEIKHADDSKNNENNIDSYNSDNNNNYYSSKYAKERESIQNIMSQRKKYDNNDELMVHDDIQDESYYEKRKIDSAINKRKELQQGIHDKNEFIVSKERKRSLEEAKNEEKYMKERYDTKCDGSSKYGDSKYGDSKYEGSRYEGSRYGGSSKYYDSIHDGSKYYDSIHDNNSMYNNLNNISNKNKKNINDKNYNSIYDTCNNSINFEKDHDGNSSVSSKMYYLLKEKEKKKQEKSTEDPNSQNDHMYISNTYKSNKYDHHEKNYYEDKNVRKDNKAFEGDHKRFSESNKNDDHAYNIIQKRNNEDYNKMYYDRYDRYDKYDRYDRHDRHDKYDKYDRYDRHDKYDKYDRYEKYDRYHKYNKYYKYNYNDEHKKRSYIVGDNTYINPRNSFYDEEKYSHYEKNNIHDSNTRIYEKRKTSIFSNKYEKPYYKNSVDEKDKDYYQINNDKYDDKYDKYDDKYDKYDDKYDKYDDKYDKYDDKYDKYDDKYDKYDKHDKHVDKYNYNEKDESHRDDEFYYKKNKDQYERENKYINHHNNYNSYKKEKYHVYTNKKLINKNYYSYRNSQDKDDIQNRNEYINNNMKYSKRKDSDFFKKNYRNSFKYHPHDYKYNQETNNKYQGPYKRKSSIFTND